The Deltaproteobacteria bacterium sequence AGGAAGGAGGAAAAAATGCAAAACTTCAAGACCTTTCTCATTATTATCATTCTTATCGTCTTGGCTTTCGGGATCGGTTATGGCTTAGGGTATATGAAACTAAAGAATGTTGAGAAAGAATGGTCAATGGCCAGGAATGAGATGCAGTCTAAAATCGGCAATTTGGAAAAGGAATTAGCCCGGGCCAAGGCCCGCGAAACGCTTTGGGATATGTCCGAAGCTCTCTCCCAGGTCATCGTTCATTTTTCTGAGAAAAACTTTGGACTGGCGGGCAAAGCCTTAGAGGGATTGAAAGAAACTTTTTCGGCAATCCAGCCAACTCTTGATGAGGAATGGAAGGCCAAATTTGGCTTCTTCTTGCCTGCTCTGGAAGAAATCAAGAAAGAGGCGGAGAATTTAAGCCAGAACGCCAGGGAAAAAACCAAAGATTTAAAGAATCTCTTTGAGCAATCCCTGAAACCTCCTAAAAAGGGAGTAGAAGAAAAAAAGAGCTGAAAGGAGATTTAAAAATGAGTCCCAAAGTCATAGGATTGATCATTCTTCTTATTTTTCTGGTAATTTTTGCCGTCCAGAATACCCAGCCTGTGGCTGTCAAGTTGCTTTTCTGGGAAATTTCCACTTCCGCCGTTTTAACCATTTTAGTAAGTTATCTGGTTGGATTTTTAACGGGCTGGTTGGTGAGCGTACTGAAACCTGGCGGGGAAAAAGATTAACCGTTTTCCCAGGTTTGTACGGTTAATAGGAAACGTTGGGCCCTTGCCCTTATCAACGCTGGGGTTAAGACCTAGCCGGGTACTGCCAAACTTAAAAAGGAGGGTTCCTTTGACTCAATTTTTTGGATACTCCATCCCGGTTCCAACTTGGTTGGCCGTAATCGTCTTTGTAGTCGTCTGGGTCGCCTTGAGTCTATTGCTTTCGCGGTTATTTCAAACCTATGTTCGGCGATGGGCTGAAAAGACAGAGGCCCGCGTAGATAAATTGCAGGTGGAAGCTCTTCACGGACCCCTTCTGATCTTACTCCTGCTCATTGGCGGGCGGGTGGCTCTGGGGGCCACGGAACTAACCCTCAAGGTAGAGCGGTTCGCTACGGTAGGGATCTCCCTGGCCACGGCATTGGTACTGATTTACGCCAGCGTCAAGATCTACCATGGGCTTCTCTTAGAATACGGGCAGCGCTATGAACCGATTAAACCTTCTCTGGGCATCCTAAACCTTTTGGGCAAGGCCTTAATTATCCTCATCGGGCTCCTGATTACCCTGGACAGCCTGAGCATCTCCATTAGCCCCCTGCTGACTACCCTGGGAATTGGAGGATTGGCCGTGGCTTTAGCCTTCAAGGATACATTAGCCAACTTCTTTGCCGGGCTCTACATCCTGGCGGATCGGCCCATTCAGGTGGGGGACTACATAAAATTAGAAGGAGGACCGGAAGGGTATGTGCAGGAAGTGGGTTGGCGATCCACACGCATCCGGACCCTCCCCAATAATATCGTTGTCATCCCTAATTCCAAGGTCTCCGAAAGTATTATTACCAACTATTTCCTCCCGGAACGGCGCATGTCCTTGATGCTGAACATTGCCGTCAGCTACAGCAGCAATTCCAGAAGGGTGGAGGAGATCCTGATGGAAGAAGCCACCCGGGCAGCCTCAGAAATTGAAGGTCTTCTGGCCGAACCCGCCCCCATTGTGCGATTCATCCCCGGCTTTGGGGAGTCTGCCCTGAATTTTACGCTCATCTGCCAGGTGCGGGAGTTCGTGGATCAGTATTACGTCCAGCATGAGCTTCGCCATCGCATTTTTGAGAGATTCAGAAAAGAAGGCATAGAGATCCCTTTTCCCCAAAGAACGGTTCATTTGCGGAAAGAAGGGATTTGACTTTTGGGCCTGTGCACAACACCCAGAATTGTGGTAGAATTATTATTGGAATTTCTCTTCAGAAAACTTTAGGCACTTTAATTTTTCATTGAAAGCTCCCTGACTCTTTCCTCTTTTTCGAAAGGAGCAAGCCATGGAAAAAGTCCTTTGTGTGGATGATGACCTCAGCCTTCTTCGTCTTTATCAGGATGAACTGAGCGAGGAAGGGTATAAAGTGGTTCTGGCCAAAGACGGAAAAGAGGCGCTGGCCAAATTCGAAAAAGAAAAGCCCCAAGTGGTGGTCATGGACATCCGCATGCCGGTCATGGACGGCATCGAAACTCTGACCGCCATGATGGGCAAAGACCGCCAGGTCCCGGTCATCTTGAACACCGCCTATCCCCAGTACCGGGATAATTTCATGACCTGGGGAGCGGAAGCCTACGTGATTAAATCTTCTGATCTCACCGAGCTTAAACAAAAAATCCGGGAAGTTCTGAACAAGCGGAAGAAGCAAGCGAAATCTTGATCGCCAAGGAGACTTGCTTTGTTTGAAAGAATTGTGGGCATGATCCTGGCCGGAGGAAAAGGTGAACGGCTCTACCCGCTTACCCAGGATCGGGCCAAACCCGCTGTTCCCTTCGGAGGAACATACCGCATCATCGACTTTACCTTGAGCAACTGCCTAAATTCCGGCATCCGGCGGGTGAACCTCCTCACCCAGTATAAATCCCTATCCCTAAACCGGCACATTATGCAGGGCTGGAATATCTTCAACCCCGAACTGGATGAATACATCAACCTCATTCCACCCCAGCAGCGTGTCGGGGAGGATTGGTATCTGGGAACGGCCGATGCCATCTACCAGAACATCTACGTGTTGCAGCTGGACCGTCCTGATCTGGTTCTCATCCTTTCCGGCGACCACATCTACAAGATGAATTACATGGAGATGATTGCTTACCACCGGGAGCACCGGGCCGACCTTACCGCGGGCGTCAT is a genomic window containing:
- a CDS encoding LapA family protein, with amino-acid sequence MSPKVIGLIILLIFLVIFAVQNTQPVAVKLLFWEISTSAVLTILVSYLVGFLTGWLVSVLKPGGEKD
- a CDS encoding mechanosensitive ion channel family protein translates to MTQFFGYSIPVPTWLAVIVFVVVWVALSLLLSRLFQTYVRRWAEKTEARVDKLQVEALHGPLLILLLLIGGRVALGATELTLKVERFATVGISLATALVLIYASVKIYHGLLLEYGQRYEPIKPSLGILNLLGKALIILIGLLITLDSLSISISPLLTTLGIGGLAVALAFKDTLANFFAGLYILADRPIQVGDYIKLEGGPEGYVQEVGWRSTRIRTLPNNIVVIPNSKVSESIITNYFLPERRMSLMLNIAVSYSSNSRRVEEILMEEATRAASEIEGLLAEPAPIVRFIPGFGESALNFTLICQVREFVDQYYVQHELRHRIFERFRKEGIEIPFPQRTVHLRKEGI
- a CDS encoding response regulator, with product MEKVLCVDDDLSLLRLYQDELSEEGYKVVLAKDGKEALAKFEKEKPQVVVMDIRMPVMDGIETLTAMMGKDRQVPVILNTAYPQYRDNFMTWGAEAYVIKSSDLTELKQKIREVLNKRKKQAKS